Part of the Deltaproteobacteria bacterium genome, CCTTCTTATCTATGCCTTGGCCGTGATCATAAGGATATTTCCACCTTCCGGATATGTGCCCTTTTTCACCGACCCGTGGCAGAACCTCATGTGCGTGGCCATGCCCACTTTTGTTATGGGCACTCAGTCAGCCGGCGCGTTTTCTCGATATATTCGTTCGAGCCTTCTGGAGGTTTTAGGACAGGACTTTATCCGCACGGCCCGGGCCAAGGGGCTTCGTGAACGAATGGTCATTTACAAACATGCCACCAAGCCGGCCATGATACCGGTGGTCACCGTTGTCGGTCTTTCCTGGGGCCATCTCATAGCCGGCTCGTTTATCGTGGAATTCATGTTCGCCATCCCCGGACTGGGCCGCATGGGTGTTGACGCTGTATTTGCCAGGGATTTCCCGGTCTTACAGGCCACGCTGATCCTTGTCGTCTTAAACGTGCTGCTGGCAAATCTGGTGGTTGATATCATCTACGGATATCTCGACCC contains:
- a CDS encoding ABC transporter permease — its product is MREYIIRRLIYSFIILALVTVLIFAMVRLLPGDPIRAAMQQNVDLTDESIVQEVRARYGLDKPVHIQFVIWLRDFFKGDWGTSLSSGEPVLAMFWRRLPVTLELFVGATFWAWLIGIPLGIFSALNRNSYLDASFTGIAIVGISIPVFWEAILLIYALAVIIRIFPPSGYVPFFTDPWQNLMCVAMPTFVMGTQSAGAFSRYIRSSLLEVLGQDFIRTARAKGLRERMVIYKHATKPAMIPVVTVVGLSWGHLIAGSFIVEFMFAIPGLGRMGVDAVFARDFPVLQATLILVVLNVLLANLVVDIIYGYLDP